One Candidatus Auribacterota bacterium genomic window, ACCTCGGACAATGTGGTCTCCGGGAGCTTACAGCAATACTGCGTATTCCTGGCCTGCCAATCAAGGCTCTTAACTTGATCGGATAAAATGACGCCGGAAGCTTTCAGCCCAGGAGGGATGCGCACTTCGAACGGATAACCTTTGATTTGAGTGGTAAT contains:
- a CDS encoding type II toxin-antitoxin system PemK/MazF family toxin; translated protein: ITTQIKGYPFEVRIPPGLKASGVILSDQVKSLDWQARNTQYCCKLPETTLSEVLNKLGVLLIT